A window of Lacibacter sediminis contains these coding sequences:
- a CDS encoding sodium:solute symporter, which translates to MSPVLLFSFVFGYFLLLLVVAWYTSKNSNNESFFIGNRSSNWMLVAFGMIGTSLSGVTFVSVPGAVAKESFAYFQITIGYLIGYITIAYVLLPLYYKLNLTSIYNYLSGRLGFKAYKTGASFFILSRTLGATARLYLVVKILQDALPASVNIPFWVTTLVILIMILLYTYEGGVKTIVWTDTLQTTCMLAGLVICVGYLLNQMDLSFGDSLVAMNEKGYSKIFFTDPGSKLFFVKQILAGAFITITMTGMDQEMMQKNISVKTLKDSQKNVLTLGVILMVVLMLFLFLGGVLLLFAEQQGITAVGDKLFPAIALNHMPPIVSVIFIIALISALFPSADGAITALTSSFCIDIIGMQRRTDLTDAEKKKMRQRVHLVFAAVFLLLVMVYKWVNEPSMIGVILKVAAYTYGPLLGLFTFGIITKRAVNDKFVPFVCIIAPVICFFIDKFQKQLFGSFEVGLELLIINGLLTFIGLLMISHKQQATGNLQ; encoded by the coding sequence ATGTCGCCAGTCTTGCTGTTCTCTTTTGTATTTGGTTATTTTCTATTGCTGCTTGTGGTAGCATGGTACACTTCCAAAAATTCAAATAACGAATCATTTTTCATAGGCAACCGCAGCAGCAATTGGATGTTGGTGGCGTTTGGTATGATCGGTACTTCGCTCAGCGGTGTTACGTTTGTGAGTGTGCCTGGTGCAGTAGCAAAAGAGTCGTTTGCATATTTTCAAATTACTATCGGTTACCTTATCGGTTATATTACTATTGCATATGTATTGTTGCCCTTGTATTATAAACTCAATCTTACATCCATCTACAATTACCTGAGCGGAAGGCTTGGTTTTAAAGCTTATAAAACAGGAGCGTCTTTTTTCATTCTGTCTAGAACCTTAGGTGCAACAGCACGCTTATACCTCGTGGTGAAAATTTTACAGGATGCATTACCTGCATCAGTAAATATTCCATTTTGGGTAACAACACTTGTGATCCTTATCATGATCCTGCTTTACACCTATGAAGGTGGTGTAAAAACAATTGTATGGACCGATACCTTGCAAACAACCTGTATGCTGGCCGGGCTTGTAATTTGTGTGGGCTATCTTCTCAACCAAATGGATTTGAGTTTTGGCGACAGCCTCGTCGCCATGAATGAAAAAGGATATTCAAAGATCTTCTTCACTGATCCAGGCAGTAAATTGTTTTTTGTAAAACAGATATTGGCAGGTGCATTCATCACCATCACCATGACGGGTATGGACCAGGAGATGATGCAGAAAAATATTTCTGTAAAAACGTTAAAAGATTCGCAGAAGAATGTGCTTACACTGGGTGTAATATTAATGGTTGTGTTGATGTTGTTCCTCTTCCTCGGTGGCGTGTTATTATTGTTTGCAGAACAACAAGGCATAACTGCTGTTGGTGATAAATTATTCCCTGCTATTGCATTGAATCATATGCCGCCAATTGTGTCGGTGATCTTTATCATTGCGTTAATATCGGCCTTGTTCCCAAGTGCCGATGGTGCAATTACAGCTCTCACTTCATCGTTCTGTATCGATATCATTGGTATGCAACGGAGAACAGATCTTACTGATGCTGAAAAGAAAAAAATGCGTCAGCGTGTGCATCTTGTTTTTGCTGCTGTGTTTTTGTTATTGGTGATGGTGTACAAATGGGTGAATGAACCCAGTATGATTGGTGTCATTTTAAAAGTAGCAGCCTACACTTATGGCCCATTATTGGGTTTGTTTACGTTCGGAATTATTACCAAACGGGCCGTAAACGATAAGTTTGTTCCTTTCGTTTGTATCATCGCTCCCGTCATTTGCTTCTTCATTGATAAGTTTCAAAAACAACTGTTTGGCTCGTTTGAAGTGGGTCTTGAGCTACTCATCATCAATGGACTTTTAACCTTTATTGGGTTGTTGATGATCTCGCATAAGCAACAGGCAACAGGCAATTTGCAATAA
- a CDS encoding O-methyltransferase, whose translation MELINPKAELYAARFSSTEDMVLKTISAETEASHVQPHMMSGHLQGQFLEIISKLVQPKRILEIGTMIGYSTICLAKGLAVDGVLHTIEMREQDAAIAKNNFIRAGLKDRIQLHVGNALEIIPQLQETWDLVFIDADKPGYEKYYQLLKSRLKSGGLILADNVLFHGDVLEEEIKGKNGKAIHAFNEMVSADDEVEKVMLTLRDGLFLIRKK comes from the coding sequence TTGGAGTTGATCAACCCGAAGGCCGAACTTTATGCAGCACGCTTCTCTTCAACGGAAGATATGGTGCTGAAAACCATCTCAGCTGAAACGGAAGCATCACATGTACAACCCCACATGATGAGTGGGCATCTCCAGGGACAGTTCCTTGAAATCATCAGCAAACTTGTTCAGCCGAAACGCATTTTAGAGATCGGCACCATGATCGGTTACAGCACAATCTGTCTTGCAAAAGGACTTGCTGTAGACGGAGTACTACACACCATCGAGATGCGGGAGCAGGATGCAGCTATCGCCAAAAATAATTTCATCAGGGCCGGGCTGAAAGATCGTATTCAACTGCATGTGGGTAATGCGCTTGAAATCATTCCTCAACTGCAGGAAACATGGGATCTCGTATTTATTGATGCCGATAAACCCGGCTACGAAAAATACTATCAGCTGCTAAAATCACGTTTAAAGAGCGGCGGCCTCATCCTGGCAGATAATGTATTGTTTCATGGTGATGTGCTGGAAGAGGAGATCAAAGGAAAGAACGGTAAAGCCATTCATGCATTTAATGAAATGGTGAGTGCTGATGATGAAGTTGAAAAAGTAATGTTAACCCTGAGAGACGGACTGTTTCTCATTCGTAAAAAATAA
- a CDS encoding glucosaminidase domain-containing protein, whose product MQRLVYLFIALLSFTAVSAQTITIEEYVNTYKEIAIKEMIRTGVPASITLAQGIVETESGNSKLVKKSNNHFGIKCKETWTGPTVSHDDDAPGECFRKYENPEQSYIDHSDFLRTRKHYNFLFGLDPADYKAWAYGLKKAGYATNPAYPQMLIKYIEKYNLNEYSLIALGKKQAADPIIAKKDEPVAPQQTVVVEPQQQMQTTTVAVVEEVKKPAVNYPTGEFKINETKVVYAPKGTSFLAIAQQHNVPLKWLFDFNDLKETEVLEKDQLIYLQRKRRIGVNQFHVVASGETLYDIAQAEGIRLEALLQLNYLPVNKQPAPGEQLYLQQPAPAAPKLLTVVNTKERSELIITK is encoded by the coding sequence ATGCAAAGACTGGTTTATTTATTCATTGCTCTTTTGTCGTTTACAGCAGTATCTGCTCAAACAATAACGATTGAAGAGTACGTAAATACCTACAAAGAAATTGCCATCAAAGAGATGATACGCACCGGCGTACCTGCATCAATTACATTAGCGCAGGGTATTGTGGAAACGGAAAGTGGAAACAGCAAGCTGGTAAAAAAATCAAACAATCATTTTGGTATTAAGTGCAAAGAAACATGGACAGGTCCAACGGTAAGTCATGATGATGATGCGCCCGGTGAATGTTTCCGTAAATATGAAAATCCGGAGCAGTCGTATATTGATCATTCTGATTTTCTACGCACACGCAAGCACTATAATTTTCTCTTCGGTCTCGATCCTGCAGACTACAAAGCATGGGCTTATGGGTTGAAGAAAGCCGGCTATGCTACCAATCCTGCTTATCCGCAGATGCTCATTAAGTATATTGAGAAATACAATCTCAACGAATATTCGTTGATCGCATTAGGTAAGAAGCAAGCTGCTGATCCGATCATCGCAAAAAAAGATGAGCCTGTTGCGCCTCAGCAAACTGTGGTGGTTGAGCCACAACAACAGATGCAAACAACAACTGTTGCTGTAGTTGAAGAAGTGAAAAAGCCGGCTGTCAATTACCCAACAGGTGAATTCAAGATCAATGAAACAAAAGTGGTGTATGCACCAAAGGGAACATCGTTTCTTGCTATTGCACAACAACACAATGTGCCGTTGAAGTGGTTATTCGATTTTAATGATCTGAAAGAAACAGAAGTGTTGGAGAAAGATCAGCTCATTTACCTGCAACGTAAACGTCGTATTGGTGTTAACCAATTCCATGTAGTTGCAAGTGGCGAAACATTGTATGATATTGCACAGGCAGAAGGCATCCGCTTAGAAGCATTGTTGCAGTTGAACTATTTGCCAGTTAATAAACAGCCTGCGCCTGGGGAGCAATTGTATTTGCAACAACCTGCACCTGCTGCACCAAAACTTCTTACAGTTGTAAATACTAAAGAAAGATCAGAACTCATCATTACTAAATAA
- the hpt gene encoding hypoxanthine phosphoribosyltransferase has product MSTIKVHDKYFIPYMTEATVLARIAEIGKDIDRDYAGKKPLFIAILNGSFMFASDLFKCVSIDAEICFIKLASYKGTKSTGQVITAIGLDTDIVDRHVIIVEDIIDTGKTMNEFLPQLHNQQPASLKIAALLHKPEATKYPITIDYLGFSVPNKFLLGYGLDYDGLGRNLKEIYQLTENPS; this is encoded by the coding sequence ATGTCAACCATCAAAGTCCACGATAAGTATTTTATTCCTTACATGACGGAGGCAACAGTGCTTGCCCGAATTGCTGAAATAGGAAAAGACATTGATCGTGATTATGCAGGTAAGAAGCCGCTTTTTATCGCCATTCTGAATGGTTCGTTCATGTTTGCTTCTGATCTTTTTAAATGTGTGAGCATTGATGCAGAGATCTGTTTTATCAAACTTGCTTCTTACAAAGGAACAAAGTCAACCGGGCAGGTGATCACAGCAATAGGTCTTGATACTGATATTGTCGATCGTCATGTGATCATTGTGGAAGACATTATTGATACAGGTAAAACCATGAATGAGTTTTTGCCACAGCTGCACAATCAGCAACCTGCTTCATTAAAAATTGCGGCTTTGTTACATAAACCCGAAGCAACAAAATATCCGATCACCATTGATTATTTAGGCTTTTCAGTTCCTAATAAATTCTTACTTGGTTATGGTTTGGATTATGACGGTCTTGGCCGTAACTTGAAAGAGATATACCAGCTGACCGAAAACCCTTCCTGA
- a CDS encoding vWA domain-containing protein: MNLRCIALVCLLLIAATADAQFYFRGEVKDAAGNGLALVQIRLHTSNSFYTSGSTGAFGIPSTKTKDTVSFFLHGYEEKTVVLNSNEYNTVLMKPSVAISNPKRKLLSVTRDKKEDTKGHYFTSGETYSSQVENSFNQAADYASVGFAMNVDKASYSNIRRFINMNSRAPTDAVRIEEMLNYFPQPYKEPEPGKDFHVQSQLTDCPWNPSNRLLFLQLQARKINYDSLPPSNFVFLIDVSGSMDLPNRLPLLKTAFRMMVQNLRSIDTLSIMLYGGTVGIVLQPTGGNEKDKIMSVIDSLAAGGDTPGESAIRQAYRLAQSQFIIGGNNRVILATDGDFNVGESSEEALMQLITQKQQTGIYLTCLGVGMGNYKDSKLEALAKKGNGNFAYLDNVMEAEKVLVKELMQTLYVVVDDAYLNTIFQASQVKRYRLIGFDNRKDVLADSNSILEGGEIGTGHTVTAVFEVELEKDYNTETPVAEAELSYQSVKTKNRVNEKIQLPFNYQSLYRVDSSYRFAAAVAMFGLMLKQSPYIKNPNWDALINLLTTCVDPKDYWQNEMLMLVRKAKELYKPVKEKKRWFRKRERKKDEIILF; this comes from the coding sequence ATGAACCTAAGGTGCATTGCTTTGGTATGCTTGCTTCTCATCGCCGCAACAGCGGATGCACAATTTTATTTTCGTGGTGAAGTGAAAGATGCTGCTGGTAATGGGTTAGCATTGGTGCAGATACGACTTCACACATCCAATTCATTTTATACTTCAGGATCAACGGGAGCATTTGGTATCCCATCAACAAAAACAAAAGATACGGTCAGCTTTTTTCTGCACGGGTATGAAGAAAAAACAGTTGTGCTGAACAGCAATGAATACAATACGGTTTTGATGAAACCAAGTGTAGCCATCAGTAATCCTAAACGGAAACTTTTATCTGTAACCAGAGATAAGAAAGAAGACACAAAGGGACATTATTTTACTTCGGGAGAAACCTATTCGTCACAAGTAGAGAACAGTTTTAACCAGGCTGCTGATTATGCTTCTGTTGGTTTTGCCATGAATGTTGACAAAGCATCGTACAGCAACATTCGTCGTTTCATCAATATGAATTCAAGGGCGCCAACAGATGCCGTGCGTATTGAAGAGATGTTGAATTATTTTCCGCAGCCTTACAAAGAACCTGAACCCGGTAAAGATTTTCATGTGCAATCACAGCTTACAGATTGTCCGTGGAATCCATCGAACCGTTTATTGTTTTTACAATTGCAGGCAAGAAAGATCAATTACGATTCGTTGCCACCCAGCAATTTTGTTTTCCTGATCGATGTGAGCGGTTCAATGGATCTGCCCAATCGTTTGCCTTTATTGAAAACTGCATTTCGTATGATGGTGCAGAACCTGCGTAGCATTGATACCCTATCCATCATGTTATATGGCGGAACAGTTGGTATTGTATTGCAACCAACAGGCGGTAATGAAAAAGACAAGATCATGTCGGTTATTGATTCATTAGCAGCAGGTGGTGATACGCCGGGTGAATCAGCTATACGACAAGCTTATCGGTTGGCGCAAAGTCAGTTTATTATTGGAGGCAACAATCGTGTGATACTTGCAACTGATGGTGATTTTAATGTGGGTGAATCAAGTGAAGAAGCATTGATGCAACTGATCACACAAAAACAGCAGACAGGAATTTATTTAACCTGCCTTGGTGTTGGTATGGGTAACTATAAAGATTCAAAATTGGAAGCATTAGCGAAAAAAGGCAATGGCAATTTTGCATATCTCGATAATGTGATGGAGGCAGAGAAAGTATTGGTGAAAGAATTGATGCAGACCTTGTATGTGGTGGTTGATGATGCGTATCTCAACACCATCTTTCAAGCATCACAGGTAAAGCGATACCGTTTGATTGGGTTTGATAATCGTAAAGATGTACTCGCTGACAGCAACAGTATTCTGGAAGGTGGTGAAATAGGAACAGGTCATACGGTAACAGCTGTGTTTGAAGTGGAACTCGAAAAAGATTACAATACCGAAACACCCGTTGCTGAAGCAGAGTTAAGTTATCAATCGGTAAAAACGAAAAACAGGGTAAATGAAAAAATTCAACTGCCGTTTAATTACCAATCGTTGTATCGTGTTGACAGCAGCTATCGTTTTGCAGCAGCAGTGGCAATGTTTGGTTTGATGTTAAAACAATCGCCTTATATCAAAAATCCGAATTGGGATGCGTTGATAAACCTGCTGACTACCTGTGTAGATCCAAAAGATTACTGGCAAAATGAAATGCTGATGCTGGTGCGCAAGGCTAAAGAATTGTACAAGCCGGTAAAAGAAAAGAAACGCTGGTTTAGAAAAAGAGAACGAAAGAAAGATGAGATCATTTTATTTTGA
- a CDS encoding M14 family metallopeptidase has product MRLVFISLLLFIGTAVYSQKLPSPKEHFGFNIGDNYHLATYTQTEAYFKKIASASDRVKLVDIGKTEEGRTQYMVIVSSPANLKQLEKYKSISQRLARAENLTNAQARDLAKEGKAIVWVDGGLHATETVGAHQLIETIWQFISRNDEETQRILNDAIILFVHANPDGQELVSNWYMRHADTLKRTLNNLPRLYQKYIGHDNNRDFFMNNMSETKNMSRQQYIEWMPQILYNHHQAGPAGSVVAGPPYRDPFNFAFDPLLVTGIDGVGAAMINRLNVEDKPGYTQRAGSVFSTWWNGGLRTTAYFHNIIGLLTEIIGNPTPARVPLVTARLIPNAATPFPVTPQQWLFRQSIDYSVSLNYAVLDYAVRNREPLLYNIYKMGKNSIDKGNRDHWSLSPNKVEAIKEAFQKDQRPSAQNNSQNFVDTIPLKYYDAVFKDPAKRDPRGFIIPANQPDLSSAVKFVNALILSGIKVEKATANFSVAGKEYPAGSYVVKTNQAFRPHVIDMFEPQDHPNDFLYPGGPPVRPYDAAGWTPAFTMGFRFDRIMNGFDGPFESIAYGAEQMTPGKFSNSANGYVLNAAGNASFIAVNDLLQAGVEVMRITDATASGTAQGSFFVKATAKSKSILEKAAKDYGAQVIAVSKQPAGVAKKIKSLRIGLWDVYGGSMASGWMRWIFEQHHFPYTVIYAKDIDAGKLIDQYDVIVFVSDAIPALGGGGRGGFGGRGPRADEVPAEYQKTLGRITPDTSIAQLKLFAEAGGNIVTIGNSANLAYHFKLPVKNALVEMNNGVERNLPGEKYYIPGSVLRVKVDSTQQTAWGMNGEADVFVSSSPVFKLSPDAIAKGIVTPIAWYASPKPLRSGWAWGQEYLQDGVAAFAAKVGKGNLYVFGPEIAFRSQTHGTFKFLFNQLTAVK; this is encoded by the coding sequence ATGAGACTAGTTTTCATTTCTCTATTGCTGTTTATCGGCACAGCAGTTTATTCGCAAAAGCTTCCTTCGCCCAAAGAACATTTCGGGTTCAACATTGGCGATAATTATCATTTAGCTACATATACCCAAACCGAGGCGTATTTTAAAAAGATCGCATCGGCATCAGACAGGGTGAAGCTGGTTGATATTGGTAAAACAGAAGAAGGCCGTACACAATACATGGTGATCGTTTCTTCACCTGCAAATCTGAAACAACTGGAAAAATACAAGAGCATTTCACAACGACTTGCTCGTGCAGAAAATCTCACCAATGCGCAGGCACGTGACTTAGCAAAAGAAGGGAAAGCAATTGTGTGGGTGGATGGTGGTTTGCATGCAACTGAAACAGTGGGTGCACATCAGTTGATTGAAACCATCTGGCAGTTTATCAGTCGTAATGATGAAGAAACACAACGCATTCTCAATGATGCCATCATTCTTTTTGTTCATGCAAATCCTGACGGACAGGAACTTGTTTCAAACTGGTATATGCGTCATGCAGATACCTTGAAACGTACACTCAACAATCTTCCACGTTTGTACCAGAAATATATTGGCCATGATAACAACCGTGATTTCTTCATGAACAATATGAGTGAAACAAAGAACATGAGCCGTCAGCAATACATTGAATGGATGCCGCAGATCTTATACAATCATCACCAGGCTGGCCCCGCAGGTTCTGTTGTTGCTGGTCCTCCTTATCGTGATCCATTCAATTTTGCTTTTGATCCTTTATTAGTGACAGGTATTGATGGAGTTGGTGCGGCTATGATCAATCGTTTAAATGTGGAAGATAAACCAGGCTACACACAACGTGCAGGCTCTGTATTCTCTACATGGTGGAACGGTGGGTTACGCACCACAGCTTATTTTCATAACATCATTGGTTTGCTTACTGAAATAATAGGCAATCCAACTCCTGCAAGAGTCCCCTTGGTAACAGCACGACTTATTCCGAATGCAGCAACACCCTTTCCTGTAACTCCGCAACAATGGTTGTTCCGTCAGTCGATCGATTATTCTGTTTCACTGAACTATGCGGTGCTTGATTATGCAGTGCGTAACCGTGAACCATTGTTGTATAACATTTACAAGATGGGAAAGAATTCAATTGACAAAGGCAATAGAGATCATTGGTCCTTATCGCCCAATAAAGTGGAAGCAATTAAAGAAGCGTTCCAAAAAGATCAACGTCCATCTGCACAGAACAATAGTCAGAATTTTGTTGATACCATTCCGTTGAAATATTATGATGCAGTTTTTAAAGATCCTGCTAAGCGTGATCCAAGAGGATTTATCATTCCTGCTAATCAACCTGATCTCAGTTCAGCAGTGAAGTTTGTAAATGCATTGATTCTTTCGGGTATCAAAGTTGAAAAAGCAACTGCCAACTTTTCTGTTGCAGGTAAAGAATATCCAGCGGGTTCTTATGTAGTGAAAACAAACCAGGCATTCCGTCCGCATGTAATTGATATGTTTGAACCACAGGATCACCCGAATGATTTCTTATATCCGGGTGGGCCTCCTGTTCGTCCGTATGATGCTGCCGGTTGGACGCCTGCCTTTACGATGGGCTTCCGTTTCGATCGGATCATGAATGGTTTCGATGGACCATTTGAAAGTATTGCTTATGGTGCAGAACAAATGACGCCGGGCAAATTCAGCAACAGCGCCAACGGCTATGTACTGAATGCTGCAGGTAATGCATCGTTCATTGCAGTAAATGATCTGTTGCAGGCCGGTGTAGAAGTAATGCGTATAACTGATGCAACGGCAAGTGGCACAGCACAAGGATCTTTCTTTGTGAAAGCAACTGCAAAATCAAAATCAATTCTCGAAAAAGCAGCGAAAGATTATGGTGCGCAGGTAATTGCTGTAAGCAAACAACCAGCCGGTGTTGCAAAGAAAATAAAATCACTACGCATTGGTTTGTGGGATGTGTATGGTGGCTCGATGGCATCGGGTTGGATGCGTTGGATATTTGAACAGCATCATTTCCCTTACACAGTTATCTATGCAAAAGATATTGATGCAGGTAAATTAATTGATCAATATGATGTGATCGTTTTTGTGAGTGATGCAATCCCTGCACTTGGCGGAGGTGGTCGAGGTGGTTTTGGTGGACGTGGACCAAGAGCTGATGAAGTGCCCGCTGAATATCAAAAAACATTGGGCAGAATTACACCCGATACATCTATTGCACAATTGAAATTATTTGCTGAAGCAGGTGGCAATATTGTAACGATTGGCAACAGTGCAAATCTTGCTTATCATTTTAAACTGCCTGTAAAAAATGCATTGGTTGAAATGAATAACGGAGTTGAACGTAACCTCCCCGGTGAAAAATATTATATCCCCGGTAGTGTATTACGTGTAAAAGTTGATTCAACACAACAAACAGCATGGGGAATGAACGGTGAAGCAGATGTATTTGTATCGAGCAGTCCTGTGTTTAAATTATCACCTGATGCTATTGCGAAAGGTATAGTAACTCCTATTGCATGGTATGCTTCACCGAAACCATTGCGTAGTGGTTGGGCATGGGGACAGGAATACTTACAGGATGGTGTTGCTGCATTTGCTGCAAAAGTGGGCAAAGGAAATTTATACGTGTTTGGACCAGAGATCGCCTTCCGTTCTCAAACACACGGCACGTTTAAGTTTTTGTTTAACCAGTTGACGGCTGTGAAATAA